A stretch of the Agromyces larvae genome encodes the following:
- the ligD gene encoding non-homologous end-joining DNA ligase, which translates to MAGRDAEIIEVGGHEVRISHPDKVVFPQPGLTKRDLVDYYVAVADGALRGAGGRPMVLKRFVKGIDHEAFFQKRVPENHPEFIDTATLHYARGTSAEEAVVRDAAGLAWVVNLGCLDLNPHPVRAEDLDHPDELRVDLDPMPGVDWSQIVDVAFVAAEVLDDVGLVGWPKTSGSRGLHLNVRIAAEWDFRQVRLAAETLAREVERRAPGLATARWWKEERGESVFVDFNQNAKDRTVASAYSVRPLPDARVSTPLDWGEVRDSRPERFTVATVLERFAERGDPHAGIDEPGSVGRLDGLLRLAEELGPAEKAPRGGGGDGRRQSTMPLIEIARTETKPEAIAALEQWKATHPDASKLLHPADVLVDGMRGSSSLWYRVRVNLQHVPEAERPAQEPLIADYDPWAGREWPGRP; encoded by the coding sequence ATGGCGGGGCGGGACGCCGAGATCATCGAGGTGGGCGGGCACGAGGTGCGCATCAGCCACCCCGACAAGGTCGTGTTCCCGCAGCCGGGCCTCACGAAGCGGGACCTCGTCGACTACTACGTCGCGGTCGCCGACGGCGCGCTTCGCGGTGCGGGCGGCCGCCCGATGGTGCTGAAGCGGTTCGTGAAGGGCATCGACCACGAGGCGTTCTTCCAGAAGCGGGTGCCCGAGAACCATCCCGAGTTCATCGATACGGCGACGCTGCACTACGCGCGCGGCACCTCCGCCGAGGAGGCGGTCGTGCGCGATGCGGCCGGCCTCGCGTGGGTCGTGAACCTCGGATGCCTCGACCTGAATCCGCACCCCGTGCGCGCCGAGGATCTCGACCACCCCGACGAGTTGCGTGTCGACCTCGATCCGATGCCGGGCGTCGACTGGTCGCAGATCGTGGATGTCGCGTTCGTCGCGGCGGAGGTGCTCGACGACGTGGGGCTGGTCGGCTGGCCGAAGACGAGCGGCTCGCGCGGCCTGCACCTGAACGTGCGCATCGCGGCCGAGTGGGACTTCCGGCAGGTGCGTCTGGCCGCGGAAACCCTCGCCCGCGAGGTCGAACGCCGGGCGCCGGGACTCGCAACCGCCCGCTGGTGGAAGGAGGAGCGCGGCGAGAGCGTGTTCGTCGACTTCAACCAGAACGCGAAGGATCGCACCGTGGCATCCGCCTATTCGGTGCGGCCGCTGCCCGACGCGCGCGTGTCGACCCCGCTCGACTGGGGCGAGGTGCGCGACTCGCGGCCCGAGCGCTTCACGGTCGCGACGGTGCTCGAACGGTTCGCCGAGCGCGGCGACCCGCACGCCGGCATCGACGAGCCCGGGTCGGTCGGACGCCTCGACGGCCTGTTGCGACTCGCCGAGGAGCTCGGGCCGGCTGAGAAGGCGCCGCGCGGCGGAGGCGGCGACGGTCGACGGCAGTCGACCATGCCGCTCATCGAGATCGCGCGCACCGAGACCAAGCCCGAGGCGATCGCCGCGCTCGAGCAGTGGAAGGCGACGCATCCGGATGCCTCGAAACTGCTGCATCCCGCCGATGTGCTGGTCGACGGGATGCGCGGGTCGAGCTCGCTCTGGTACCGCGTGCGGGTGAACCTGCAGCACGTGCCCGAGGCCGAGCGCCCCGCGCAGGAGCCGCTCATCGCCGACTACGACCCGTGGGCCGGCCGGGAGTGGCCGGGCCGGCCGTAG
- a CDS encoding NAD(P)H-dependent flavin oxidoreductase, translated as MGDGDGLVSESDAPPHLSTDWSASLGLTAPVVCAPMGGAAGGRLAGAVSRAGALGMIGLGSAGSPALLARELAALEETGGTGGAPFGIGVVDWVARRTPELLDHVLAAKPALVSVGFTSGRFEWVEPVHRSGALATTQVYDVAEAVAARDAGVDVIVARGAEGGGHGDPRVGTLPLLDGVLDAIGGEAAVLAAGGVSSARALAAVLAAGADGAWIGTAFAVCEESLFSDTERQVLFAADGADTVNTRTQDVAAGLPWPDRFPERVVRTAFTDEWAGREDALRADADARAAFVDALARTDLTVVPLDAGQGVGVLRESRPAADVIADLVAGAHALLARWT; from the coding sequence GTGGGCGACGGTGATGGCCTCGTGAGCGAATCGGATGCTCCGCCGCACCTGTCGACCGACTGGTCGGCGTCGCTCGGCCTCACGGCCCCCGTCGTGTGCGCGCCCATGGGCGGCGCCGCCGGCGGCCGGCTCGCCGGCGCGGTGTCGCGCGCGGGCGCCCTCGGCATGATCGGACTCGGCAGCGCGGGGTCGCCCGCACTGCTGGCGCGCGAGCTCGCCGCGCTCGAGGAGACGGGCGGCACCGGCGGGGCGCCGTTCGGCATCGGCGTGGTCGACTGGGTCGCGCGACGCACGCCCGAACTGCTCGACCACGTGCTCGCCGCGAAGCCCGCGCTCGTGTCGGTGGGGTTCACGTCGGGGCGTTTCGAGTGGGTGGAGCCGGTGCACCGGTCGGGCGCGCTCGCGACGACGCAGGTGTACGACGTCGCCGAGGCGGTCGCCGCCCGCGATGCCGGAGTCGACGTGATCGTCGCGCGCGGGGCCGAGGGCGGCGGACACGGCGACCCGCGGGTCGGCACGCTGCCGCTGCTCGACGGCGTACTCGACGCGATCGGCGGGGAGGCCGCGGTGCTCGCGGCGGGCGGCGTGTCGAGTGCGCGCGCGCTCGCCGCGGTGCTCGCGGCCGGTGCCGACGGCGCATGGATCGGCACCGCGTTCGCCGTCTGCGAGGAGTCGCTGTTCTCGGACACCGAACGGCAGGTGCTGTTCGCCGCCGACGGCGCCGACACCGTGAACACCCGAACGCAGGATGTCGCGGCGGGGCTCCCGTGGCCCGACCGGTTCCCCGAGCGGGTGGTCCGCACGGCGTTCACCGACGAGTGGGCGGGCCGCGAGGACGCGCTGCGCGCCGACGCCGACGCCCGCGCCGCGTTCGTCGACGCCCTCGCGCGCACCGACCTCACCGTGGTGCCGCTCGACGCGGGTCAGGGAGTCGGGGTGCTGCGCGAGTCGCGACCGGCCGCCGACGTGATCGCCGACCTCGTCGCGGGCGCGCACGCGCTGCTCGCGCGCTGGACCTGA
- a CDS encoding flavin reductase family protein produces the protein MPEPDDHLVIEPSVLYVGTPVYLVSTVNPDGSPNLAPASSHWALGRMLVLGLETDGRTVENLVDRPELTVNFPSGALWRNVERLSTVTGRDPVPDAKAAHYRFEPEKFERAGLSPVASDLVAPPRVRECPLQFEANVRRMTPGVDPGYLMVEAEVVRVHALPSLVVPGTDHLDPRAWHPLIYSFRHYFDRGSELGWTRKSRTAPTPPEIARWESFGGTWEVADVADSSATVRLCRCDGGEEVSRITSSEPAFVAWATVMAS, from the coding sequence ATGCCCGAGCCTGACGACCATCTCGTGATCGAACCGAGCGTGCTCTACGTGGGCACGCCGGTGTACCTCGTTTCGACGGTGAACCCCGACGGCTCGCCGAACCTCGCACCCGCGTCCAGTCATTGGGCGCTCGGGCGCATGCTGGTGCTCGGTCTCGAGACCGACGGGCGCACGGTCGAGAACCTCGTCGATCGGCCCGAACTCACGGTGAACTTCCCGTCGGGCGCGCTGTGGCGCAACGTCGAGCGGCTCTCGACGGTGACCGGGCGCGACCCCGTGCCGGACGCGAAGGCCGCCCACTACCGGTTCGAACCCGAGAAGTTCGAACGAGCCGGGCTCAGCCCCGTGGCATCCGACCTGGTGGCGCCGCCGCGCGTGCGCGAATGCCCGCTGCAGTTCGAGGCGAACGTGCGCCGGATGACCCCGGGCGTCGACCCCGGCTACCTCATGGTCGAGGCCGAGGTCGTGCGCGTGCACGCGCTTCCGTCGCTGGTCGTGCCCGGCACCGATCACCTCGACCCGCGGGCGTGGCATCCGCTGATCTACAGCTTCCGGCACTACTTCGACCGCGGCTCCGAGCTCGGCTGGACCCGCAAGAGCCGCACCGCCCCGACTCCGCCCGAGATCGCCAGATGGGAATCGTTCGGCGGCACCTGGGAGGTCGCCGACGTCGCAGACTCGAGCGCGACCGTGCGGCTCTGCCGGTGCGACGGCGGCGAGGAGGTCTCGCGCATCACCTCGAGCGAACCCGCTTTCGTCGCGTGGGCGACGGTGATGGCCTCGTGA
- a CDS encoding pyridoxal phosphate-dependent decarboxylase family protein, whose protein sequence is MHRISDENERIVDLVLDYSRRRILSNDTPLDKPAPPAELRRLAGRTVTEQGLGADRALSIFEHVLAPACITTDHPQYLSFIPVAPTKAATAFDLVVSASALYGGSWLEGAGAVHAENEVLTWLAAEFGLPEGAGGVFVQGGTLGNLSALVAAREEARRKLDERGLPHPARWKFVCGAEAHSSVASAARIMDVEIVQVAPDSGGVLRGDAVAAALEEHGASVFAVVATGGSTNFGIVDDLAGIAEVVESHDDVWLHVDGAYGLAAMLSPIARRHFAGIERADSVIVDPHKWLFAPFDACALIYRDPAAGRRAHTQHAEYLDTLTASAEWSPSDYAAHLTRRARGLPTWFSLATYGAAAYREAITASIELAHRIAAEIASRDGLTLVRKPQLAVVVFERDGWTKADYDVWSQRLLDDQLAFVTPSSHAGRPNARFAVLNPNTTFEQLTGILDTMR, encoded by the coding sequence ATGCATCGCATCAGCGACGAGAACGAGCGCATCGTCGACCTCGTGCTCGACTACTCGCGGCGGCGCATCCTCTCGAACGACACCCCCCTCGACAAGCCGGCGCCGCCCGCCGAACTGCGCCGCCTCGCCGGCCGCACCGTGACCGAGCAGGGCCTCGGCGCCGACCGCGCGCTGTCGATCTTCGAGCACGTGCTCGCGCCGGCCTGCATCACCACCGACCATCCGCAGTACCTCTCGTTCATCCCGGTCGCGCCGACCAAGGCGGCGACCGCGTTCGACCTCGTCGTGTCGGCGAGCGCGCTCTACGGCGGCTCCTGGCTCGAGGGCGCCGGCGCCGTGCACGCCGAGAACGAAGTGCTCACCTGGCTCGCCGCCGAGTTCGGGCTGCCCGAGGGCGCCGGCGGCGTGTTCGTGCAGGGCGGCACGCTCGGCAACCTGTCGGCGCTCGTCGCCGCACGCGAAGAGGCGCGCCGCAAGCTCGACGAGCGCGGGCTCCCGCACCCCGCCCGCTGGAAGTTCGTCTGCGGCGCCGAGGCGCACTCGTCGGTCGCGTCGGCCGCCCGCATCATGGACGTCGAGATCGTGCAGGTCGCCCCCGACTCGGGCGGCGTGCTGCGCGGCGACGCGGTGGCCGCGGCGCTCGAGGAGCACGGGGCATCCGTCTTCGCCGTCGTCGCGACCGGCGGGTCGACCAACTTCGGCATCGTCGACGACCTGGCCGGCATCGCCGAGGTCGTCGAATCGCACGACGACGTGTGGCTGCACGTCGACGGGGCGTACGGGCTCGCGGCCATGCTGTCGCCGATCGCGCGCCGCCACTTCGCCGGCATCGAACGCGCCGACTCGGTCATCGTCGACCCGCACAAGTGGCTGTTCGCGCCGTTCGACGCGTGCGCGCTGATCTACCGGGACCCGGCCGCGGGTCGCCGCGCCCACACGCAGCACGCCGAGTACCTCGACACGCTCACCGCCTCGGCCGAGTGGAGCCCGTCGGACTACGCGGCGCACCTCACCCGCCGGGCGCGCGGGCTGCCCACCTGGTTCTCGCTCGCGACCTACGGCGCCGCGGCCTACCGCGAGGCGATCACCGCATCGATCGAGCTCGCCCACCGCATCGCCGCCGAGATCGCGTCGCGCGACGGACTCACCCTGGTGCGCAAGCCGCAGCTCGCGGTCGTCGTGTTCGAACGAGACGGGTGGACGAAGGCCGACTACGACGTCTGGTCGCAGCGCCTGCTCGACGACCAGCTCGCCTTCGTCACGCCGAGTTCGCACGCGGGCCGCCCGAACGCCCGCTTCGCCGTCCTCAACCCGAATACGACGTTCGAGCAGCTGACGGGCATCCTCGACACCATGCGGTAG
- a CDS encoding zinc-dependent alcohol dehydrogenase has translation MRAFVITGPGEASVQEVPPPVAGPGEVVVEVSRAGVCGTDIEFFTGEMAYLHDGHARFPIRIGHEWAGRVSAVGEGVDRSWLGRRVTGDTMLGCGDCDRCRDGRHRVCDRRTEIGIRGGRPGALAEQLAVPAVALHALPDEVDDVAGALVEPGGNAWRAVHAADVRPGERVLVLGPGTIGLLCAMFVRAAGAEVHLMGRPGRSLEFARGLGFDGVWTREDLTGAGGGAGTGAGAGAGGAAAGLRWDAVIDASTSPELPALAVELVEPGQRVVCIGISGTPSRLDTRRLVLRDVRATGILSASGGLSPTIAAYARGDVDPRVLVGATVGLDGTADVLRGIRPRNAGAGPKLHVTPPTDAR, from the coding sequence ATGCGCGCATTCGTGATCACCGGGCCGGGCGAGGCCTCCGTGCAGGAGGTGCCGCCGCCGGTCGCCGGGCCCGGCGAGGTGGTGGTGGAGGTCTCGCGCGCCGGCGTGTGCGGCACCGATATCGAGTTCTTCACCGGCGAGATGGCCTACCTGCACGACGGGCACGCGCGGTTCCCCATCCGGATCGGGCACGAGTGGGCCGGGCGGGTCTCGGCGGTCGGCGAAGGCGTCGACCGGTCATGGCTGGGCCGCCGGGTCACCGGCGACACGATGCTCGGCTGCGGCGACTGCGACCGCTGCCGCGACGGCCGGCACCGCGTGTGCGACCGGCGCACCGAGATCGGCATCCGCGGCGGGCGTCCCGGCGCGCTGGCCGAACAGCTCGCGGTGCCCGCGGTCGCGCTGCACGCACTGCCCGACGAGGTCGACGACGTCGCCGGAGCGCTCGTCGAGCCGGGCGGCAACGCCTGGCGCGCGGTGCACGCCGCCGACGTCCGGCCCGGGGAGCGGGTGCTCGTGCTCGGGCCCGGCACCATCGGACTCCTCTGCGCGATGTTCGTGCGCGCGGCCGGTGCCGAGGTGCACCTCATGGGTCGGCCGGGCCGGTCGCTCGAGTTCGCCCGCGGGCTCGGATTCGACGGGGTGTGGACGCGCGAGGACCTCACGGGCGCGGGCGGGGGCGCGGGCACGGGCGCGGGCGCGGGCGCGGGCGGGGCGGCCGCCGGGCTCCGCTGGGATGCGGTGATCGACGCATCCACCTCGCCCGAGCTGCCGGCGTTGGCGGTCGAGCTCGTCGAGCCCGGCCAGCGGGTCGTCTGCATCGGCATCTCGGGCACGCCGAGCCGCCTCGACACCCGCCGGCTGGTGCTGCGCGACGTGAGGGCGACCGGCATCCTCAGCGCGTCCGGCGGGCTCTCCCCCACCATCGCCGCGTACGCGCGCGGCGACGTGGATCCGCGCGTGCTGGTCGGCGCGACCGTCGGCCTCGACGGAACGGCCGACGTGCTGCGCGGCATCCGCCCCCGAAACGCCGGAGCCGGACCGAAGCTGCACGTGACGCCGCCGACCGACGCAAGGTAG
- a CDS encoding SMP-30/gluconolactonase/LRE family protein translates to MPDRGDEVRPANRERCVLGEGPVWDAARERLLWVDIRRALVLVGALRDDGTVEVVERVGLPEAGTVGAIAVAESGEWLIAGAEGVLVRGVDGSVASGPRLLPAGSGRRLNDGAPDPAGRFVVGSMSLAEDTTDEVLVRVEHDGSVTTLDADLSLSNGLAWTADGRRMYSVDTLLRTVFVRDYDPQPGATGPREPFLRLDAMHPDGCCLDEEEHLWIARWDHGEVQRYSPAGDLVRSIPLPVAHATSVAFAGPDLATLVVTTASDGLSEAQLAASPASGLLFTLRPGVRGLPVASWAGSTGWPATHERDG, encoded by the coding sequence ATGCCCGACCGGGGCGACGAGGTGCGCCCGGCGAACCGCGAGCGTTGCGTGCTCGGCGAGGGCCCGGTGTGGGATGCCGCGCGCGAGCGCCTGCTGTGGGTCGACATCCGGCGGGCGCTGGTGCTGGTCGGTGCGTTGCGCGACGACGGCACGGTCGAGGTCGTCGAGCGGGTCGGGCTGCCCGAGGCCGGCACGGTCGGGGCGATCGCGGTCGCGGAGTCGGGCGAGTGGCTGATCGCCGGCGCCGAGGGGGTGCTCGTGCGCGGGGTCGACGGCTCCGTGGCATCCGGCCCTCGTCTCCTCCCGGCCGGGAGCGGCCGCCGCCTGAACGACGGCGCACCCGACCCGGCCGGCCGATTCGTCGTCGGCTCGATGTCGCTCGCCGAGGACACGACCGACGAGGTGCTCGTGCGCGTCGAACACGACGGTTCGGTCACGACCCTCGACGCCGACCTGTCGCTGTCGAACGGGCTCGCCTGGACGGCCGACGGGCGGCGGATGTACAGCGTCGACACGCTGCTGCGCACGGTGTTCGTGCGCGACTACGACCCGCAGCCCGGCGCGACCGGGCCGCGCGAGCCGTTCCTGCGACTGGACGCGATGCACCCCGACGGGTGCTGCCTCGACGAGGAGGAGCACCTCTGGATCGCACGGTGGGATCACGGCGAGGTGCAGCGGTACTCCCCCGCGGGCGACCTCGTGCGCAGCATCCCGCTGCCGGTCGCCCACGCGACCAGCGTCGCGTTCGCGGGGCCCGACCTCGCGACGCTCGTCGTGACGACCGCGAGCGACGGCCTGAGCGAGGCGCAGCTCGCCGCGTCGCCCGCGTCCGGGCTGCTCTTCACGCTCCGGCCGGGCGTGCGCGGGCTGCCGGTCGCCTCCTGGGCGGGCTCGACCGGGTGGCCCGCGACCCACGAGCGCGATGGATGA
- a CDS encoding IlvD/Edd family dehydratase, whose protein sequence is MTSRLRSDEWYAGDDRNAYIHRAWMRRGVPQSAFEGRPQIAIANTASDLTPCNAHLDEVGGSVRNGVYEAGGIPLDLPAVSLGETLVRPTAMLWRNLAAMATEEMLRANPVDGVVLLGGCDKTIPALVMAAASVDLPAVVVPGGPMLNGTFRGVPLGCGTDVWRLSEEVRAGTLSERDFRRSESSMIRSRGHCNTMGTASTMALVAEALGLVMPGLAGTPAPDSRLLEAAHGTGRLAVELVASDRRPSTFLTEASFRNAIVALAAIGGSTNAVVHLLAIAGRLGIDLELADFDRIGAEVPLLVNLQPAGRFLMEDLHRAGGFLAVLREVRDLLDPTALTVTGHPLVSYLDDARIWDPEVIAPRDAPLLPAAGISVLHGSLAPGGAIIKPAAASPHLLQHRGRAVVFDSVEDFRARIDDPDLEVDASSVLVLRGCGPRGYPGMPEVANLPLPRKLLEQGVRDMVRICDGRMSGTAYGTVVLHVTPEAAAGGPLAVVRTGDWISLDVRARRLDLEVPAEELAAREPSRATVDGFASPRRGWERLYVDHVMQADTGADLDFLVGASGSEVSRESH, encoded by the coding sequence ATGACGTCACGACTCCGCAGCGACGAGTGGTACGCGGGCGACGACCGCAACGCGTACATCCACCGGGCGTGGATGCGCCGCGGCGTGCCGCAGAGCGCGTTCGAGGGTCGCCCGCAGATCGCGATCGCGAACACCGCCTCCGACCTGACGCCGTGCAACGCGCACCTCGACGAGGTCGGCGGGTCCGTGCGCAACGGGGTCTACGAGGCCGGCGGCATCCCGCTCGACCTGCCCGCGGTGTCGCTCGGCGAGACGCTCGTGCGTCCGACGGCGATGCTCTGGCGCAACCTCGCCGCGATGGCGACCGAGGAGATGCTGCGCGCCAACCCCGTCGACGGCGTGGTGCTGCTCGGCGGCTGCGACAAGACCATCCCGGCGCTCGTGATGGCCGCCGCGAGCGTCGACCTGCCCGCCGTCGTCGTCCCCGGCGGGCCGATGCTGAACGGCACGTTCCGCGGCGTGCCGCTCGGGTGCGGCACCGACGTGTGGCGGCTCAGCGAGGAGGTCCGCGCGGGCACGCTCTCGGAACGCGACTTCCGGAGGTCGGAGTCGTCGATGATCCGCAGCCGGGGGCACTGCAACACGATGGGCACGGCGTCGACCATGGCGCTCGTCGCCGAGGCGCTCGGGCTGGTGATGCCCGGCCTCGCCGGAACGCCGGCGCCCGACAGCCGGCTCCTCGAGGCGGCGCACGGCACCGGCCGGCTCGCGGTCGAGCTCGTGGCATCCGATCGGCGCCCGAGCACCTTCCTCACCGAGGCGAGCTTCCGCAACGCGATCGTCGCGCTCGCCGCGATCGGCGGGTCGACGAACGCGGTCGTGCACCTGCTCGCGATCGCCGGGCGGCTGGGGATCGACCTCGAACTCGCCGACTTCGACCGGATCGGCGCCGAGGTGCCGCTGCTCGTGAACCTGCAACCCGCGGGCCGCTTCCTCATGGAGGACCTGCACCGGGCGGGCGGGTTCCTCGCCGTGCTGCGCGAGGTGCGGGACCTCCTGGACCCGACGGCGCTGACCGTGACGGGGCATCCGCTCGTCTCGTACCTGGATGACGCGCGCATCTGGGATCCCGAGGTGATCGCGCCGCGCGACGCGCCCCTGCTGCCGGCGGCGGGCATCAGCGTGCTGCACGGCAGCCTCGCGCCGGGCGGCGCGATCATCAAGCCCGCCGCCGCGTCGCCGCACCTGCTGCAGCATCGCGGGCGGGCCGTCGTGTTCGACAGCGTCGAGGACTTCCGCGCGCGCATCGACGACCCCGACCTCGAGGTGGATGCCTCGTCGGTGCTCGTGCTGCGCGGGTGCGGGCCGCGCGGATACCCGGGCATGCCCGAGGTGGCGAACCTGCCGCTGCCGCGGAAGCTCCTCGAGCAGGGCGTGCGCGACATGGTGCGCATCTGCGACGGGCGCATGAGCGGCACGGCGTACGGCACGGTCGTGCTGCACGTCACGCCCGAGGCCGCGGCCGGCGGGCCGCTGGCGGTCGTGCGCACGGGCGACTGGATCTCGCTCGACGTGCGGGCCCGGCGGCTCGACCTCGAGGTGCCGGCCGAGGAGCTCGCCGCGCGCGAGCCGTCGCGTGCGACCGTCGACGGGTTCGCGTCGCCGCGCCGCGGGTGGGAGCGGCTCTACGTCGACCACGTCATGCAGGCCGACACCGGCGCCGACCTCGACTTCCTGGTCGGCGCCTCGGGGTCGGAGGTGAGCCGGGAGTCGCACTGA
- a CDS encoding TetR/AcrR family transcriptional regulator, which yields MDPRIARTRRSLQRALLDLARERPLDEITIADIAERAAVNRSSFYQHYPDKDTLLADALDTAVEEAGATLPEGVGRLDAPPDALVAYLRHYDENADLYRRVLGPQGSAVVRARLQGRIQQIALESIRSSGADVFETLPLDVVAAGVTGSVLGVIEAWLERDPRPPVEVAVDWVWRMLLGPGAP from the coding sequence ATGGACCCCCGGATCGCGCGCACCCGACGCAGCCTCCAGCGCGCGCTGCTCGACCTCGCCCGGGAGCGACCCCTCGACGAGATCACCATCGCCGACATCGCCGAGCGCGCGGCCGTGAACCGGTCGAGCTTCTACCAGCACTACCCCGACAAGGACACGCTGCTCGCCGACGCGCTCGACACGGCCGTCGAGGAGGCGGGCGCGACGCTGCCCGAGGGCGTCGGTCGATTGGATGCTCCGCCCGACGCCCTCGTCGCCTACCTGCGGCACTACGACGAGAACGCCGACCTCTACCGTCGGGTGCTCGGGCCGCAGGGCTCGGCGGTGGTGCGGGCGCGGCTCCAGGGGCGCATCCAGCAGATCGCGCTCGAGAGCATCCGTTCATCGGGCGCCGATGTGTTCGAGACGCTGCCGCTCGATGTGGTCGCAGCGGGCGTCACCGGGTCGGTGCTCGGCGTGATCGAGGCGTGGCTCGAGCGCGACCCGCGTCCGCCGGTCGAGGTCGCCGTCGACTGGGTGTGGCGGATGCTGCTCGGCCCGGGTGCGCCGTAG